A region of Methanomicrobium sp. W14 DNA encodes the following proteins:
- a CDS encoding TATA-box-binding protein: MADKNYESLKIENIVASGEIADSISLEEVSRQIDTCELNTKRFPGAVYRIEKPKIASLIFSSGKIVLTGIRKKDDLKAGLDIIISSLKNVGVKTFDKPNVAITNIVCSYDIGKQVNLNRVVVTLNLENIEYEPEQFPGLVYRIEEPKIVALIFSSGKIILTGGKNLDDVKRGLDFLEQKLDSIM; encoded by the coding sequence ATGGCTGACAAGAATTATGAATCCCTTAAAATAGAGAATATCGTCGCCTCAGGAGAGATTGCAGACTCAATCAGTCTGGAAGAAGTTTCCAGGCAGATTGATACCTGTGAATTAAATACCAAAAGATTTCCCGGAGCTGTATACAGGATTGAAAAACCTAAAATTGCTTCCCTCATTTTTTCTTCGGGAAAAATTGTACTCACAGGCATAAGGAAAAAGGATGACCTTAAGGCAGGACTTGATATAATTATCAGTTCACTGAAAAATGTTGGCGTAAAAACATTTGATAAGCCCAACGTTGCTATCACAAACATTGTCTGTTCATATGACATCGGAAAGCAGGTCAACTTAAACAGGGTTGTCGTAACGTTAAACCTTGAAAACATAGAGTACGAGCCTGAGCAGTTCCCCGGACTTGTCTACAGAATCGAGGAGCCGAAAATTGTCGCACTTATCTTTTCTTCAGGAAAAATAATTTTAACAGGCGGAAAAAACCTTGACGACGTTAAAAGGGGTCTTGATTTTCTCGAACAAAAACTTGACAGCATTATGTGA
- a CDS encoding dihydroneopterin aldolase family protein: protein MDSKAKAAFEAGIKLGALYHQWVGTPISPNTATTVEKAIEEAVGLQPFVEDITVRIHTEYMVLNSFGYSELAGKMFDVKIKTKVEDSVCVAGLKLEDEYPMMKILELK, encoded by the coding sequence ATGGACAGCAAGGCAAAGGCGGCTTTTGAAGCGGGGATTAAACTCGGTGCACTCTATCACCAGTGGGTTGGGACCCCGATATCCCCGAATACCGCAACTACTGTTGAAAAGGCTATAGAGGAGGCTGTAGGGCTTCAGCCTTTTGTCGAGGACATAACGGTCAGAATACACACCGAATACATGGTCTTAAACTCCTTCGGGTACAGTGAACTTGCAGGAAAAATGTTCGACGTCAAAATAAAGACAAAAGTTGAGGATTCAGTCTGTGTCGCCGGGCTTAAGCTCGAAGACGAATATCCCATGATGAAAATTCTTGAACTGAAATGA
- a CDS encoding 60S ribosomal export protein NMD3, which yields MDIKQNICPKCGGPSEGGLCSSCRAAELEWITCDDRVLCTHCPTCGSLKQQNTWTDCKLEKDKLIDEVALSAVHIHEDVRSLSVSLETRDISPNRTSVNVGVKAKLYGVPVEHKCRVLIVWSKEQCDRCSRLSGGYYEGTIQLRADGRKPDDYEKDRANAIAHSAEDGLQETGERLSFITETRETKDGLDIIISSHNIGDIISRNIVKELGGKVTRHPKLVGEKKGIPVYRITYLVRLPKYQKGDVFEENGSYYEIRGTDSGGVKYFDLQDSSTKTTRNEPCGRLIGNVKDSEFAFVNYTEGNTAGILDPKTFENKECLTYPWLEIKEGSTIRFLRDYDNERIIFVG from the coding sequence ATGGATATAAAACAAAATATATGCCCAAAATGCGGAGGTCCGAGCGAAGGGGGCCTGTGCAGCAGTTGCAGGGCGGCAGAACTTGAATGGATAACATGCGACGACAGGGTTTTATGCACGCACTGCCCGACCTGCGGGTCATTAAAACAGCAGAACACATGGACTGACTGTAAACTCGAAAAGGACAAACTTATAGATGAGGTGGCGCTAAGCGCCGTCCACATCCATGAAGATGTACGATCACTCAGCGTCTCACTGGAAACCAGGGATATCAGCCCGAACAGGACATCTGTAAACGTAGGAGTTAAGGCCAAATTATACGGTGTCCCTGTAGAGCATAAATGCAGGGTTCTTATAGTCTGGTCAAAGGAGCAGTGCGACAGGTGCAGCAGGCTCTCCGGCGGATATTACGAAGGGACAATACAGCTAAGAGCTGACGGAAGAAAACCCGACGATTATGAAAAGGACAGGGCAAACGCGATAGCTCACAGCGCCGAGGACGGGCTCCAGGAAACAGGAGAGCGCCTTTCGTTCATAACCGAAACCAGGGAGACAAAAGACGGGCTGGACATCATAATTTCAAGCCATAATATAGGAGATATAATCTCCAGAAACATTGTAAAAGAGCTCGGCGGTAAAGTAACCCGGCACCCGAAGCTCGTGGGTGAAAAGAAGGGGATACCTGTATACAGGATAACATACCTTGTAAGGCTTCCAAAATACCAGAAAGGTGACGTTTTCGAGGAAAACGGCAGTTATTACGAGATTCGGGGAACTGACTCCGGCGGCGTAAAGTACTTCGACCTGCAGGACTCAAGCACAAAGACCACAAGAAACGAGCCTTGTGGAAGACTAATCGGAAACGTTAAGGACTCTGAATTTGCATTTGTAAACTATACGGAAGGGAACACCGCAGGCATTCTTGACCCGAAAACTTTTGAAAACAAAGAGTGCCTGACTTACCCGTGGCTTGAAATAAAGGAAGGCAGTACAATCCGGTTTTTGAGAGATTACGATAATGAAAGAATAATTTTTGTCGGCTGA
- a CDS encoding DEAD/DEAH box helicase, with product MSAIELLDERIRALLEKRNFTELSDTQEEAIPSIMSGKNTLCIAPTGTGKTESAMLPVFHKLLNQEGEGFRALYITPLRSLNRDILLRLEWWANELSLSVGVRHGDTKQAERRKQALKPPDLLITTPETLQAMFTGKRLREHLKNVKYVIIDEIHELAGNKRGAQLSVALERIVEYAGEFQRIALSATVGNPDDVAGFLCGKRSYEIVNIPVAPLLSVDVKYAGESFSDQSDAVEKSIDSDVSTLVFVNTRVTAEALGHRLFERGDVDVHHGSLSREVRIEAEDRFKRGDLKALICTSSMELGLDIGHVGQVVQFGSPREVSRLLQRVGRAGHRLDAVSKGKILATGFDDLLESLVIVRRALSNGCENLSLITNAADVLANQISAIAVEYGEISAERVKGIIKRSACFFDVDMVFDDVCRQMEEHRLIRIISGMIIKTGRSRKYLYSNLSMIHDEKKVKVYDIISRRFVGTLDESFVVGFVYTGAVFITKGQLWQVLAIEDGIIKVEPASRVKGELPSWEGEQIPVPFEVAMEAGKLRRTRRFKGYKTDPASVAYARDLLSGMDKSGSPVPCDNLITLEHYDEGVVMNVCGGHKANEALGRVISVLLSARFGTSVGIETGAYRILFRLPGEVRATDVLEVINTTEPSTLRGILQLALKRTVIYKWKLVQVAKKFGAIDADADYERISIHRLTDLFDGTVIQKEAYRELFTVNMDAGRAEYIMSLIQSGKISVCIAPLSVLGREGISSSRDVIPPESMSQAVISTIKKRLENDNIILFCMNCRKWKIKTTVGRVPEDIVCPRCGARLIAALKPYEEDYIKVVSKKEKTKEERGIEVRLLRNANIVLSSRKAAVTAFAARGVGPDAASRIIATMAKGDNFYKEILKAERNYIKTHRFWQ from the coding sequence ATGAGTGCGATAGAGCTTCTGGATGAAAGAATAAGGGCTCTTCTTGAGAAGAGAAACTTTACCGAGCTTTCGGATACACAGGAGGAGGCAATACCCTCAATAATGAGCGGTAAAAACACCCTGTGTATAGCACCCACAGGAACAGGCAAGACCGAGAGCGCCATGCTTCCTGTATTCCACAAACTCCTTAACCAGGAAGGTGAAGGCTTCAGGGCTTTATACATAACCCCTCTGCGCTCCTTAAACAGGGATATTCTTTTAAGGCTTGAATGGTGGGCAAATGAGCTTTCCCTGTCTGTAGGTGTAAGGCACGGGGACACGAAGCAGGCGGAGAGAAGAAAACAGGCGTTAAAACCTCCGGACCTTCTTATAACAACTCCCGAGACCCTCCAGGCGATGTTTACTGGAAAAAGGCTTCGTGAACACTTAAAAAACGTAAAATATGTTATAATTGATGAAATCCACGAGCTCGCCGGCAACAAAAGGGGAGCGCAGTTGTCCGTTGCTCTTGAAAGGATTGTTGAATACGCGGGAGAATTTCAGAGAATCGCTCTTTCGGCAACTGTGGGGAACCCGGATGATGTTGCAGGATTTCTGTGCGGAAAAAGGTCTTACGAAATTGTAAATATACCTGTTGCCCCTCTTCTGTCTGTCGACGTTAAATATGCAGGCGAATCATTTTCAGACCAGTCGGATGCTGTTGAAAAGTCGATAGACTCTGATGTTTCCACTCTTGTATTTGTAAATACGAGAGTCACCGCCGAAGCCCTCGGTCACAGGCTTTTTGAAAGGGGTGATGTCGACGTCCATCACGGGTCGCTTTCCCGGGAAGTGAGAATAGAGGCTGAGGACAGGTTTAAGCGCGGAGACCTGAAGGCCCTTATATGCACTTCCTCGATGGAACTCGGCCTTGATATAGGTCATGTAGGCCAGGTTGTCCAGTTTGGCTCTCCGCGTGAAGTCTCAAGGCTTCTTCAGAGGGTCGGACGTGCGGGTCACAGGCTTGATGCGGTCTCGAAAGGAAAAATTCTTGCAACGGGTTTTGACGACCTGCTCGAATCTCTTGTTATAGTAAGAAGGGCGCTTTCAAACGGCTGCGAAAATCTCTCTCTCATAACAAACGCCGCAGACGTACTTGCAAACCAGATATCGGCAATAGCTGTCGAATACGGTGAAATAAGTGCTGAAAGGGTAAAGGGCATAATAAAAAGGTCAGCATGCTTTTTTGACGTGGACATGGTGTTTGATGATGTCTGCCGCCAGATGGAGGAGCACAGGCTGATAAGGATCATTTCCGGCATGATCATCAAAACAGGGAGGAGCCGCAAATACCTGTATTCAAACCTCTCCATGATACATGACGAGAAGAAGGTGAAGGTCTATGATATCATATCAAGGCGCTTTGTCGGTACACTTGACGAGTCTTTTGTGGTTGGGTTTGTGTATACAGGTGCCGTTTTTATCACAAAGGGCCAGTTATGGCAGGTTTTGGCTATAGAGGACGGAATTATAAAGGTGGAGCCTGCATCAAGGGTCAAGGGAGAGCTTCCGTCATGGGAAGGTGAACAGATCCCGGTCCCGTTTGAGGTAGCAATGGAGGCCGGAAAACTGAGGCGGACACGCAGGTTCAAAGGTTATAAGACTGACCCGGCATCGGTTGCGTACGCCCGTGACCTTTTGTCCGGGATGGACAAAAGCGGTTCGCCTGTCCCGTGCGACAATTTAATCACGCTTGAGCATTACGACGAGGGTGTCGTAATGAACGTCTGCGGAGGACATAAGGCAAACGAAGCTTTGGGAAGGGTTATATCCGTTCTTCTTTCGGCAAGGTTCGGTACGTCTGTAGGAATTGAGACAGGTGCATACAGGATACTTTTCAGGCTCCCCGGTGAAGTCAGGGCAACTGATGTGCTCGAGGTTATAAACACTACCGAGCCCTCGACTTTAAGGGGCATTCTTCAGCTTGCCCTGAAAAGGACTGTCATATACAAGTGGAAGCTTGTTCAGGTTGCAAAAAAGTTTGGGGCGATTGATGCCGATGCAGATTACGAGCGTATAAGTATACATCGTCTTACAGACCTTTTTGACGGGACTGTCATACAAAAAGAAGCATACAGGGAGCTTTTTACAGTCAACATGGACGCCGGAAGGGCAGAGTACATTATGAGCCTTATCCAGTCGGGCAAAATTTCCGTCTGCATTGCACCGTTAAGCGTTCTTGGCAGGGAAGGAATATCATCTTCAAGGGACGTAATACCTCCCGAATCCATGTCGCAGGCCGTTATATCAACCATAAAAAAGCGTCTTGAAAACGACAATATCATACTTTTCTGTATGAACTGCCGGAAGTGGAAGATCAAAACAACAGTCGGGCGTGTCCCGGAGGATATCGTATGCCCCAGGTGCGGTGCCCGTCTTATTGCCGCATTAAAACCGTATGAAGAGGACTACATAAAAGTGGTATCAAAAAAAGAGAAGACGAAGGAGGAGAGGGGGATTGAGGTGCGTCTTTTGAGAAATGCGAATATCGTTCTGTCAAGCAGAAAAGCGGCAGTAACCGCATTTGCCGCAAGAGGCGTCGGGCCTGATGCAGCATCCAGAATTATTGCGACAATGGCAAAAGGTGACAATTTTTATAAAGAAATTCTCAAAGCGGAGAGAAATTATATTAAAACCCACCGCTTCTGGCAGTAA
- a CDS encoding DUF424 domain-containing protein, which translates to MHLKVYRIDGTKKLVAACDRELINTTIKDSDIEITISDKFYGTQTATEEELAEALKDADNANLMGKKVIEAAEKCGAIQKEDCIYINGIPHVQIL; encoded by the coding sequence ATGCATCTGAAGGTATACAGGATAGACGGGACAAAAAAACTCGTTGCAGCATGCGACCGAGAACTTATAAACACAACAATAAAAGACAGCGATATTGAAATAACGATATCAGACAAATTCTACGGTACACAGACTGCAACAGAAGAAGAGCTTGCGGAAGCCCTGAAAGACGCGGACAACGCCAACCTTATGGGAAAAAAAGTGATTGAGGCTGCTGAAAAATGCGGCGCTATACAAAAGGAGGACTGCATTTACATAAACGGAATTCCGCACGTGCAGATCCTCTGA
- a CDS encoding minichromosome maintenance protein MCM: MDDFPDSPEKEEIKANVTDKAGDWSKFLKKHYKAELGEIAREFPYKRSLVIDYQKLEKWGKKGLGLADDLIKNPGKVLSDVKDAIKQNNLIFTKDEEDKADDVNVRFIRLPKKIDVREIRAHHINSFLSVEGIIRKVTEVRPRLTYAVFRCLNCGTLTPPYSQGFGKFQEPYRNCTQCERPTKMELVPQLSKFIDVQKIRIQESPEGLRGGEQPETLDVDVQDDLVATASPGDRIVINGILRSIQRVSYGNKSSLFDIYLEANSIEVGEKEFEEVAISDEDEQSIIELSRDPEVYRKFAHSIAPSIYGNDEVKEAISLILFGGIMKSLPDGSHLRGDIHMLLVGDPGIAKSQMLRYVIRLSPRGIYTSGKSSTSAGLTATAVKDEFGDGRWTLEAGALVLADMGIAAVDEMDKMNKDDRSSLHEAMEQQSISIAKAGITATLRSRCALLGAANPKMGRFDEYAPIAEQINMPPSLLSRFDLIFVMRDKPNDVLDRAIGEHILKAHEVGELIEHNKKNPDEWIDEDYIEQKLAPVLPEIEPSLFRKYIAYSKRNCFPLLKPEAKEKLISYYLSLRELASDNSKPVPVTARQLEALVRLAEASARVRLSQNIEEADAERVIRIVDRCLRDVAYDPETESFDIDKLVTGIPKQRRDIIREIKDAVKSHADENGYAQIEEIVQALIQKGHEKDDIRKRIDDLLRTGEAMEPRHGLIKLI, encoded by the coding sequence ATGGACGACTTCCCGGACTCACCTGAAAAAGAAGAGATAAAGGCGAATGTCACAGACAAGGCAGGTGACTGGAGTAAATTTTTAAAAAAGCACTACAAGGCGGAATTAGGGGAAATTGCAAGGGAATTTCCGTATAAAAGGTCACTTGTAATAGACTACCAGAAGCTTGAGAAATGGGGAAAAAAAGGTCTCGGTCTTGCAGATGATCTTATCAAAAACCCCGGTAAGGTCCTTTCTGATGTAAAGGACGCGATAAAGCAGAACAACCTTATCTTTACAAAGGATGAGGAAGACAAAGCTGACGACGTCAATGTCAGGTTCATCAGGCTTCCAAAAAAGATTGACGTCAGGGAGATACGTGCGCACCATATTAACTCGTTTCTTTCGGTTGAAGGTATAATAAGAAAGGTCACCGAGGTTCGCCCAAGACTCACTTATGCAGTATTCAGGTGCCTTAACTGCGGAACTCTTACACCACCATATTCGCAGGGGTTCGGAAAGTTCCAGGAGCCCTACAGGAACTGCACGCAGTGCGAACGCCCTACTAAAATGGAGCTTGTCCCCCAGCTTTCAAAATTCATAGACGTGCAGAAGATAAGGATACAGGAGTCGCCGGAGGGTTTAAGGGGCGGTGAGCAACCCGAAACTCTGGACGTGGATGTCCAGGACGACCTCGTTGCAACCGCATCCCCCGGAGACAGGATTGTAATAAACGGGATTTTACGGTCTATCCAGAGAGTCTCATACGGGAACAAAAGCTCACTGTTTGACATATACCTCGAGGCGAATTCCATCGAAGTAGGTGAAAAGGAATTTGAGGAGGTGGCAATATCTGACGAGGACGAGCAGAGCATAATTGAACTTAGCCGTGACCCTGAGGTATACCGCAAGTTTGCACACTCCATCGCACCATCAATATACGGAAACGACGAGGTTAAAGAGGCAATCTCCCTGATTCTTTTTGGGGGAATAATGAAATCCCTTCCTGACGGAAGCCACCTTCGGGGTGACATCCATATGCTCCTTGTCGGTGACCCGGGTATTGCAAAATCGCAGATGTTAAGATATGTCATCAGGCTTTCGCCGAGGGGCATATACACAAGCGGAAAGTCTTCGACGTCCGCAGGTCTTACCGCAACCGCCGTCAAGGACGAGTTCGGAGACGGCAGGTGGACACTTGAGGCCGGTGCGCTTGTGCTTGCCGACATGGGTATTGCCGCAGTGGATGAAATGGACAAGATGAACAAGGACGACAGAAGTTCGCTTCACGAGGCGATGGAGCAGCAGTCCATATCTATCGCAAAGGCAGGCATTACCGCAACTCTGCGCTCCCGCTGCGCCCTTCTCGGGGCTGCAAACCCGAAGATGGGAAGATTCGATGAATACGCACCGATAGCCGAGCAGATAAACATGCCCCCTTCGCTTCTGTCGCGTTTCGACCTGATATTTGTCATGAGGGACAAACCTAACGACGTTCTTGACAGGGCAATCGGTGAGCATATATTAAAGGCTCACGAGGTCGGAGAGCTCATTGAGCACAACAAAAAGAACCCCGACGAGTGGATAGACGAAGACTACATTGAGCAGAAACTTGCTCCAGTTCTTCCTGAAATAGAACCTTCTTTATTCAGGAAATACATTGCATACTCAAAAAGAAACTGCTTCCCGCTCTTAAAACCCGAGGCAAAGGAGAAGCTGATATCATACTACCTGAGTTTAAGAGAACTCGCATCAGACAACAGCAAGCCTGTCCCGGTTACGGCAAGGCAGCTTGAAGCCCTTGTAAGACTTGCCGAGGCGAGCGCAAGGGTCAGGCTCAGCCAGAACATCGAAGAGGCCGACGCTGAGCGTGTCATAAGAATAGTCGACAGGTGCTTAAGGGATGTCGCATACGACCCCGAAACCGAGAGCTTTGACATAGACAAACTTGTGACCGGAATTCCAAAACAGAGAAGGGATATCATAAGGGAAATCAAGGACGCCGTGAAGTCACACGCGGATGAAAACGGATACGCCCAGATTGAAGAAATTGTACAGGCTCTTATACAGAAAGGCCATGAAAAAGACGACATCAGGAAGAGAATCGATGATCTCTTAAGAACTGGGGAAGCTATGGAGCCGAGACACGGGCTAATAAAGCTGATATGA
- a CDS encoding TatD family hydrolase, whose amino-acid sequence MMPEDLPVTDDHTHIDIINGRGMEAAKDFKRAGGTHIFLVTLPTWTFGITPASGEDFRKIFDLNLKTAGMVKDEGICAFPIMGVHPAELTKLAGKISLSRAEEILKEGLDLAAEYVVDERAVALKSGRPHYPVPEDIWEASNRILEHALELAKDCDCALQIHAETGPCTDVCGTAKKMGIQPFRVVKHYATPDTPLTPSMIAKDENIGKLAAEKRLFTMESDHMDDPSRPGSVLGPKSVPRFTRRLLSSGAITEEDAFRIHKDTPEKVYGTDIVL is encoded by the coding sequence ATGATGCCAGAAGACCTCCCTGTAACAGACGACCATACCCACATAGACATCATAAACGGGAGGGGGATGGAAGCCGCAAAGGACTTTAAGCGTGCAGGAGGAACGCATATATTTCTTGTGACACTCCCCACGTGGACATTCGGCATAACTCCCGCAAGCGGAGAGGACTTCAGGAAAATCTTTGATCTGAACCTGAAAACCGCCGGGATGGTAAAAGACGAGGGAATCTGCGCATTTCCCATCATGGGCGTCCACCCGGCAGAGCTTACAAAACTTGCCGGAAAAATTTCCCTTTCACGTGCAGAGGAGATATTAAAAGAAGGACTGGACCTTGCAGCAGAATATGTCGTAGACGAAAGGGCTGTCGCGCTGAAAAGCGGAAGACCTCACTACCCCGTGCCTGAGGATATATGGGAAGCCTCAAACAGGATACTTGAACACGCCCTTGAACTTGCAAAGGACTGCGACTGTGCTCTCCAGATTCACGCCGAGACAGGCCCCTGCACTGATGTATGCGGGACTGCAAAAAAAATGGGTATTCAGCCTTTCAGGGTCGTTAAGCACTACGCGACTCCAGATACGCCCCTTACACCGTCGATGATCGCGAAAGATGAAAACATTGGAAAACTTGCCGCGGAAAAACGCTTATTTACTATGGAAAGCGACCACATGGACGACCCATCCCGCCCCGGTTCGGTCCTTGGCCCCAAATCAGTTCCGAGATTTACACGCAGGCTCCTTTCCTCGGGCGCAATAACAGAGGAGGACGCCTTCAGAATCCACAAGGACACTCCTGAAAAAGTGTACGGGACAGACATTGTTTTGTGA
- a CDS encoding replication factor C small subunit yields MDGTNTIWIEKYRPKTLDDIVGQKEIVERLKNYVASKSLPHLLFTGSAGIGKTTSAVALAREFFGDDWQVNFRELNASDERGIDVVRNQIKQFARTAPMGGATFKILFLDEADALTNDAQSALRRTMENYAHTCRFILSCNYSSKIIDPIQSRCAIYRFRPLGRDAVTEEIKRICDNEGLKITEEAVSAIIYVAQGDMRKAINALQGAAIIRNEISEDMIYEITSTARPDEIVDLLQIILDGDFEASEHRLNELTIKRGIAPNELINQLYRALINDRTTDRALKVDLIKNLGDTDFRISEGANQNIQMEALIARCIQSADKYKNS; encoded by the coding sequence ATGGATGGAACCAATACAATATGGATTGAAAAATACCGCCCGAAAACACTGGACGATATTGTAGGTCAAAAGGAGATTGTAGAACGGCTTAAAAATTACGTCGCCTCTAAGAGCCTGCCCCATCTCCTGTTCACCGGAAGCGCCGGAATAGGCAAGACCACCTCTGCCGTTGCACTTGCAAGGGAGTTTTTCGGCGACGACTGGCAGGTGAACTTCAGGGAACTCAATGCATCCGATGAAAGAGGCATTGATGTCGTCAGAAACCAGATAAAACAATTTGCGCGCACAGCTCCCATGGGCGGCGCGACATTCAAAATCCTCTTTCTTGATGAGGCAGACGCGCTCACAAACGACGCGCAGTCAGCCCTCAGGAGAACAATGGAAAATTATGCCCATACATGCAGGTTCATTTTGTCCTGCAACTACTCCTCAAAAATAATTGATCCAATCCAGAGCAGGTGCGCCATATACAGGTTCAGGCCACTCGGAAGGGATGCTGTAACAGAAGAGATAAAAAGAATCTGTGACAATGAAGGCCTGAAAATAACGGAAGAGGCTGTAAGCGCAATAATCTACGTTGCGCAGGGCGACATGAGAAAGGCCATAAACGCCCTTCAGGGAGCAGCAATCATCAGAAATGAAATTTCCGAAGACATGATATACGAGATTACATCAACCGCAAGGCCGGATGAGATTGTCGACCTTCTGCAGATAATACTTGACGGTGATTTTGAAGCTTCAGAGCACAGGCTTAATGAGCTCACAATCAAAAGGGGAATCGCTCCCAACGAACTTATAAACCAGCTTTACAGGGCCCTTATTAACGACAGGACAACAGACAGGGCGCTTAAGGTTGACCTGATAAAAAACCTCGGCGACACAGATTTCAGGATAAGCGAGGGTGCAAACCAGAACATACAGATGGAAGCCCTGATTGCACGCTGCATACAGAGCGCGGATAAATATAAAAACAGCTGA
- a CDS encoding metallophosphoesterase: MMIPEFLPFGPAFVIENTIRVLVVADTHFGAETGLARHGLHIKSNSSDRLSRLMKCIEVSKCDLLVLLGDVKHSIPVTTRQEYRELPDIIEKIRSKTDFRVLPGNHDVGIEKFLKEGELLPKEGSVIDGTGYMHGHTYPSEDLLGKLIVTGHTHPVLCLYDDVGCSLKSQPAYVLSRIDPKSVRIKTSGVIKEKIEKTRVLFVPAFFELAGGIDVREIKKSGLGPLSRCIDEDSAEVFLSDGTYIDSLKGLMRDECDRASG; encoded by the coding sequence ATGATGATTCCTGAATTTCTGCCTTTCGGCCCTGCGTTTGTTATTGAAAACACTATCCGTGTTCTTGTCGTCGCCGACACTCACTTCGGTGCCGAGACCGGGCTTGCAAGGCATGGTCTTCACATAAAAAGCAACAGTTCGGACAGGCTGTCGCGCCTTATGAAATGCATTGAAGTCTCAAAATGCGACCTGCTGGTACTTTTGGGTGACGTCAAGCACTCGATACCTGTTACGACAAGGCAGGAGTACAGGGAGCTTCCTGATATAATTGAGAAGATACGTTCCAAAACGGATTTCAGGGTCCTTCCCGGAAATCATGACGTGGGAATAGAAAAATTCCTTAAAGAAGGTGAACTTCTCCCCAAAGAAGGCAGCGTAATTGACGGTACAGGATATATGCACGGTCATACGTACCCGTCTGAAGACCTCCTGGGAAAACTTATTGTCACAGGTCATACGCATCCTGTCCTCTGTCTTTACGACGATGTAGGGTGTTCACTGAAGTCGCAGCCGGCATATGTCCTTTCAAGGATAGACCCTAAATCCGTCAGAATAAAAACTTCAGGGGTTATTAAAGAGAAAATCGAAAAAACACGTGTACTCTTTGTACCCGCATTTTTTGAGCTTGCAGGGGGAATTGACGTAAGGGAGATTAAAAAGAGCGGGCTTGGGCCTCTTTCGAGGTGCATCGACGAGGACAGCGCCGAGGTTTTCTTAAGCGACGGGACGTACATAGACAGCCTGAAGGGACTGATGCGTGATGAGTGCGATAGAGCTTCTGGATGA